The genomic DNA ACTTCTGTTGACTTTTGTCTGTATAATAATTTAATTTCTATCATCTGAATGTAAAGCCCTCCTACCTCATTCTTGTCATGACACAGGGTTATTTCGCGTAGTCTCTGTCTTCCAACCTTGCTGACAGACATCCCTTACATGTTTGCTGTGTCTATATGAAGGTTCAGCAGCACTCTCAGATGCGCTGTGCAGCTTCATACCTATCAGCTGACTCATTCACTTAGTGGTAAATGTGTGTTTTCAGGGttaaagtggtggtgcacctggttgagtgcacatgttacagtgtgcaggaccTGGgtctaagcccctggtccccacatgcggggggggggggacttcacgaacactgaagtaatgctgcaggtgtctctttctcctctgtcttccccctcccctctcaatttctctgtctctgtccaataaatattaGGTATGTATTCTCACTTTCCCCAAAACCATTCTAAGTTCTTTGAGAAAACTCCCATATGTTGAtagcttatttctttttaaatctctccATAGTACTTAGCATAATACTCAAGAAAAATGCTTCATAAGGTCTTAACTATAATTATATAGGTAAGCtctaaaaacaaaagggaaaaacctgagaattttgtatatatttaatgTTTTACTAACTCACTAACAATTCCTCATGTTATTTAGTCATGGCTGTTTTTACAGTGTTCTGTGGTTAAGAAGACCATGAGCTTGGTTTCCTCTACAATTAAACCTTTATTTGTCCTCATAGATACCACTTAGAGCCCAGGGCTAGACATATAGTAGATGATTAAATATGCTTGGCTAGAGGAACTTCTGCTTAGAAGATAACTTGTCtgctttaaaaagcttgagaatatgcatagatttttttttttacaaatacaaATTACATAAACAATTATAAAAGCTTTGTGAAGAAAGTTATGTGATTGTAGTAGAAAAAGCAGTTTTAGCAAAGTGTGCGTAAAATTATACATTGATCATCTTATTGGACTCTAGTATTTAGTTTTCCATTAATGccttttattttgttaaattcTTATACTTGTATTTTACTTAGGTTAAGACATCAGAATTTTATAGGTACTCTCGTCAGCTGCGCTATGAAGTCGACCAAGCATTGAATTACTTCCAGAATGTTCACCAGCAGCCTTTGTTGGACATGAAATCAAGCCGCATCCGCTCTGCCAAACCGCAAACTACAGTATTCCGAGGAATGATTGGACATAGCatggttaacagtaaaatacttcTCTTAAAGAAACCCAGAATGTGGTGGGAACTGGAGGGCCCACAAGTACCTCTGCGCCCGGACTGTCTTGCTATTGTCAATAACTTTGTGTTCTTGTTGGGTGGAGAAGAACTCGGCCCAGATGGTGAATTTCATGCTTCTTCCAAAGTGTTCAGGTATGACCCAAGACAAAATTCTTGGCTCCGAATGGCAGATATGTCTGTACCACGTTCAGAATTCGCAGTTGGTGTTATTGGCAAGTTTATTTACGCTGTAGCAGGCAGAACCAGAGATGAGACTTTCTATTCAACTGAGCGATATGACATCACCAATGATCAGTGGGAATTTGTGGATCCCTATCCAGTTAACAAATATGGACATGAGGGGACAGTGTTGAATAACAAGTTGTTTATCACTGGTGGAATCACCTCATCTTCCACCTCCAAACAAGTATGTGTGTTTGATCCCAGTAAAGAAGGGACCATCGAACAACGGACCAGAAGAACTCAAGTCGTCACCAACTGCTGGGAGAATAAGAGCAAGATGAATTACGCAAGATGCTTTCACAAGATGATCTCTTACAATGGCaagctttatgtctttggtgGTGTCTGTGTGATCTTGAGGGCCTCTTTTGAATCTCAGGGATGCCCTTCCACAGAAGTATACAACCCAGAGACTGATCAGTGGACCATATTGGCATCCATGCCAATTGGTAGAAGTGGCCATGGTGTGACTGTGCTGGACAAACAAATAATGGTTCTTGGAGGCCTTTGCTACAATGGTCATTACAGCGATTCCATTCTCACTTTTGATCCTGATGAAAACAAGTGGAAGGAAGATGAGTACCCACGGATGCCCTGCAAGCTGGATGGTTTACAAGTGTGCAACCTGCATTTTCCAGAATATATACTGGATGAGGTCAGGCGATGCAATTAATgacatatttctttaaaaaaatgccaaACAAAAACATTTGTTTGTGACAAAGTAGTTAATTAAGAAGCATAAAGAAGAACCTCACCAGTTTTACTGTCAAAGCCATTGGTCTAATATAACCTTTTTCATTCTGTgctagcatctttttttttttttcctttcattttagtGGCCTCAGACTCATGCAATAAGTTAATTCAAAGCGCTAGCTCTTGAGTCTACTTCCAGAAACAGTTTAATAGAATGATCACTTACTGGGAAGTTGATCTTATGCTTTAAACATTTCTTTCAGATGTCAGCATAGGAGTGATGCATCTTCTGAGAGAAGACCTGGAAAGTGTCACTGGATGCAGTCCTATCTATCTGAAGTCTTTGGACATTTATTTGTAGTTTGTTAGACATTTTGGTTTATTAAGTTTAAAACTCTTGACCTTTTTGCATGGCTTTTTGCTGAAAATGCAAAAATATAAATTTTCTACAAAGTTAACTTTTTTATATTCAAAACACTATTTCTAAGCTGCCTTCTCTTATCTGCATTGTGTTAGTGAAAGCATATCCATACTTACAGACATCTTACGAATATATAAGGCACATCCCCTTTTATGCGTGGTTAGGATTCTATATTTTTTAGCTAGTGCACTTGCACACACGGTTTGCCATACTTGTTGAATTTTAGATGTAACGTCTTTTCATGTATTAACGTTTTTAGAAAGTTAAAATAACTGGAGTCCTCATTTGGTATCAAAGTAGCCTATCTTCAGTCCATACTGATTCAGTAATATCTAACTCCTTATATTCCTGAAACATGTATGGATTTATGAAAACTAACattttgtattttactttcaaaAGTTAAATGTTAGTGTTCCTTATTGATGTTTGtctttttgaaaatgtttttctttgcAGTCTGTTTAATGTTACCCTGTTTTTAGTGAGAATTGGAGTGGTATATGACAAGCCCTGACCCTGCAGCGTGCAAGCACTTTTAAAAGAGAATTTAGGGTGATACCAGACTCCTGATAAA from Erinaceus europaeus chromosome X, mEriEur2.1, whole genome shotgun sequence includes the following:
- the KLHL15 gene encoding kelch-like protein 15 isoform X2: MANYFQHRFMAGDVEGFCSSIHDTSVSAGFRALYEEGLLLDVTLVIEDHQFQAHKALLATQSDYFRIMFTADMRERDQDKIHLKGLTATGFSHVLQFMYYGTIELSMNTVHEILQAAMYVQLIEVVKFCCSFLLAKICLENCAEIMRLLDDFGVNIEGVREKLDTFLLDNFVPLMSRPDFLSYLSFEKLMSYLDNDHLSRFPEIELYEAVQSWLRHDRRRWRHTDTIIQNIRFCLMTPSSVFEKVKTSEFYRYSRQLRYEVDQALNYFQNVHQQPLLDMKSSRIRSAKPQTTVFRGMIGHSMVNSKILLLKKPRMWWELEGPQVPLRPDCLAIVNNFVFLLGGEELGPDGEFHASSKVFRYDPRQNSWLRMADMSVPRSEFAVGVIGKFIYAVAGRTRDETFYSTERYDITNDQWEFVDPYPVNKYGHEGTVLNNKLFITGGITSSSTSKQVCVFDPSKEGTIEQRTRRTQVVTNCWENKSKMNYARCFHKMISYNGKLYVFGGVCVILRASFESQGCPSTEVYNPETDQWTILASMPIGRSGHGVTVLDKQIMVLGGLCYNGHYSDSILTFDPDENKWKEDEYPRMPCKLDGLQVCNLHFPEYILDEMSA
- the KLHL15 gene encoding kelch-like protein 15 isoform X1; translated protein: MANYFQHRFMAGDVEGFCSSIHDTSVSAGFRALYEEGLLLDVTLVIEDHQFQAHKALLATQSDYFRIMFTADMRERDQDKIHLKGLTATGFSHVLQFMYYGTIELSMNTVHEILQAAMYVQLIEVVKFCCSFLLAKICLENCAEIMRLLDDFGVNIEGVREKLDTFLLDNFVPLMSRPDFLSYLSFEKLMSYLDNDHLSRFPEIELYEAVQSWLRHDRRRWRHTDTIIQNIRFCLMTPSSVFEKVKTSEFYRYSRQLRYEVDQALNYFQNVHQQPLLDMKSSRIRSAKPQTTVFRGMIGHSMVNSKILLLKKPRMWWELEGPQVPLRPDCLAIVNNFVFLLGGEELGPDGEFHASSKVFRYDPRQNSWLRMADMSVPRSEFAVGVIGKFIYAVAGRTRDETFYSTERYDITNDQWEFVDPYPVNKYGHEGTVLNNKLFITGGITSSSTSKQVCVFDPSKEGTIEQRTRRTQVVTNCWENKSKMNYARCFHKMISYNGKLYVFGGVCVILRASFESQGCPSTEVYNPETDQWTILASMPIGRSGHGVTVLDKQIMVLGGLCYNGHYSDSILTFDPDENKWKEDEYPRMPCKLDGLQVCNLHFPEYILDEVRRCN
- the KLHL15 gene encoding kelch-like protein 15 isoform X3 — its product is MAGDVEGFCSSIHDTSVSAGFRALYEEGLLLDVTLVIEDHQFQAHKALLATQSDYFRIMFTADMRERDQDKIHLKGLTATGFSHVLQFMYYGTIELSMNTVHEILQAAMYVQLIEVVKFCCSFLLAKICLENCAEIMRLLDDFGVNIEGVREKLDTFLLDNFVPLMSRPDFLSYLSFEKLMSYLDNDHLSRFPEIELYEAVQSWLRHDRRRWRHTDTIIQNIRFCLMTPSSVFEKVKTSEFYRYSRQLRYEVDQALNYFQNVHQQPLLDMKSSRIRSAKPQTTVFRGMIGHSMVNSKILLLKKPRMWWELEGPQVPLRPDCLAIVNNFVFLLGGEELGPDGEFHASSKVFRYDPRQNSWLRMADMSVPRSEFAVGVIGKFIYAVAGRTRDETFYSTERYDITNDQWEFVDPYPVNKYGHEGTVLNNKLFITGGITSSSTSKQVCVFDPSKEGTIEQRTRRTQVVTNCWENKSKMNYARCFHKMISYNGKLYVFGGVCVILRASFESQGCPSTEVYNPETDQWTILASMPIGRSGHGVTVLDKQIMVLGGLCYNGHYSDSILTFDPDENKWKEDEYPRMPCKLDGLQVCNLHFPEYILDEVRRCN